From Mycteria americana isolate JAX WOST 10 ecotype Jacksonville Zoo and Gardens chromosome 4, USCA_MyAme_1.0, whole genome shotgun sequence, one genomic window encodes:
- the NWD2 gene encoding NACHT and WD repeat domain-containing protein 2 isoform X2 yields MWPAGAGGRLPCPRDAALRRAAFSGNLSALPSHLVPSGRSVRVFISANPEDTIAERSALREHVYPKLREFCRENYGLEFQVIDLYWGVEADEWDSPELQKTRMKLLEDCLKSSAGPCFVGLLGEKYGNIRIPGEVESAEFEMILDAAVEAKLETRILEEWYCRDENAVPPAYYLRPKSEMLKNYQNTMESSSNSVNENKWQDISEEIKKIFKTAVKLLYEKGKMKHSQAKRYLSSAIEDELDFALGKQTPAFLKKCVCYIRKIANIERFVKIPEMGKYMDVVHTAGKFLRDPEAHEKLIKLRDEFIPTIVASSNLRVYTSVTHCDMKLGYSQEVENHYIEGLGKQFYEDMIDIIQATVQQNFDTETDLLYDEVLQHSSLCKTYSTFYEYRCEALNIVHKYILPSKIGHINPLIIYGGPCTGKTLLLAEVAKKSYSWLQEEMGPDSDPVVVIRFLGSTETSTDLKNILQSICEQLAVNYRCLVQSYPKKIHDLRDLFINLLNESSFHRPLVIIFDALEQLTDSDDGRKLWWLPIHLPRSVRIILSTLPNKYGILQKLRCLIHEEDNYIELTARDRKMCSQVLKHQLLRVKRKVTSGQQIYVNEAFSKCTLPMFVNLTFREVRNWRSHKDVDESSLCVTVHESIEQLFWSLENKCGSRLLSRALGYITMSKSGLSEMELEDILALDNSVMYELSESVRESNPLRIPYIYIARLKEGLQGYLIERQVKNVTLLLWANRHLHLIAQKLYLHNEEDLHEMHTVMAEYFLGVWSGGRRKPFYSNDQYLNGCPDHDSRGLNEDEKHCMDQTAFDRQAPDQPWVFQCNPLEPDIFFINHRKMTELIHHLTRCGKTDDLLYGVIMNFSWLYTMIRIGQFDKALSDIELAYTYSQEKELKFLASTLRSIKFKVVKYPGSLSAELQQRLLPVVSSLPKLRHLLLECDKDGPKYCSIVPLHSSMDVTYSPERLPLSSSCMHVTEILPTFNPSTIIAALENGSISTWDVETRQLLRQITTAPSVILGMKLTSDEKYLVVATTKNTLLIYDNINSCLLSEVEIKGSKHCGIGGGSSFINGFTLSVNHALAWLEASKDVTVIDLLYGWPLYHFHCWYEVTCVQCSPDGVYAFCGQYLNTATIFHLGSGEKLATVTSEFSGGFVKFLLILDTAQEMVMVDNEGSLSVWNTEEIANPQLTDDFDCRREDSEVVSIELSEDQSAILICKALSIELLDTRVWKVAEKFRAKHNERFISAVLSKNGNCIIASMENTSAIFVWRRDTGQCMASLQEISGTIVRLIKSNHHNMLLSLSTSGVLSIWDIDIITAMSNIDKSGKPIQRLVLPARGELIYTLDGSDSVHKWNFSTGFIEAVFKHEGIVENCVLTSSGEIMVTSDDKCSQYVWHTVSGENIFRINGQKISELMITHNDQFVVSLCEQNASRVWRLATGHRVCNILVALQNAFITTANTFVVGMAKNKVLAVSLWTGSITKKFCCDDGASIVDIKLIPDCPDIIVFITSTETVNIWSLTEEVICRRVQLPTNFLKNLEDFEISPNGKLGIITRGDENINVLDLYSGKLRVVHAPGVIWRQRLSRDGRYLVYICFRSEEDDDNGAVSSLIVMRLADGKNIGACSLYKTPTFLALSQRHLNIIIGFDDGSIGTYTVVDRVDAALKIKIATSNSRQIFNNTTQVIRPKCHNYSFKVTADCIWRESTEVFARDSPITVTEPEIR; encoded by the exons ATACAATAGCAGAAAGGAGCGCCCTAAGAGAACATGTGTATCCTAAGCTGAGAGAATTCTGCAGGGAAAACTATGGGCTGGAATTTCAG GTCATAGACTTATACTGGGGAGTCGAAGCAGACGAATGGGACAGTCCTGAGCTGCAAAAGACTCGTATGAAGCTGTTAGAAGATTGCTTGAAAAGTTCTGCAGGTCCATGTTTTGTT GGCCTACTGGGAGAGAAGTATGGGAACATCCGAATACCGGGGGAAGTTGAGTCAGCAGAATTTGAAATGATCCTGGATGCTGCTGTAGAGGCCAAGCTAGAGACAAGGATTTTAGAAGAGTGGTATTGCAGGGATGAGAATGCAGTGCCACCAGCATATTACCTCAGACCaaaatctgaaatgctgaagAACTACCAGAATACG atggaatCTTCTTCAAACTCTGTGAATGAGAACAAATGGCAAGATATATCAGAAGAGATTAAGAAGATTTTTAAGACTGCTGTGAAATTGCtgtatgagaaaggaaaaatgaaacacagCCAAGCAAAGAGATATCTTTCCTCTG CTATTGAAGATGAACTTGATTTTGCCTTGGGTAAACAAACACCAGCTTTCCTAAAGAAGTGTGTTTGCTACATTCGGAAAATTGCCAACATTGAGCGTTTCGTTAAAATTCCAGAGATGGGAAAGTACATGGATGTGGTACATACAGCTGGGAAGTTTCTACGAGATCCCGAAGCCCATGAGAAACTGATCAAGCTCAGGGATGAATTCATTCCTACCATCGTCGCATCATCCAATCTGAGAGTGTACACGTCCGTCACTCACTGTGACATGAAACTGGGCTACTCCCAAGAAGTGGAGAACCATTACATCGAAGGACTTGGTAAACAGTTCTATGAAGACATGATTGATATAATCCAAGCAACAGTGCAGCAGAATTTTGACACCGAGACAGACTTGCTGTACGATGAAGTTCTTCAACACTCATCGCTATGTAAAACGTACTCCACTTTTTATGAATATAGATGTGAGGCATTAAACATAGTTCACAAGTACATTCTACCTAGCAAAATAGGACACATTAACCCTCTTATCATATACGGAGGACCATGCACAGGGAAGACTCTTTTATTAGCCGAAGTGGCGAAGAAg TCTTATTCCTGGTTGCAAGAAGAGATGGGACCAGATTCTGACCCTGTGGTAGTTATAAGATTTTTGGGATCCACCGAAACAAGTACAGATCTGAAGAATATACTTCAAAGCATTTGTGAACAATTAGCAGTCAACTATCGTTGCCTCGTACAAAGTTACCCAAAAAAGATTCATGACCTTCGGGACTTGTTCATCAATCTCTTGAATGAGTCTTCATTCCACAGGCCGCTGGTGATAATATTCGATGCCCTAGAACAGCTAACAGATAGTGATGATGGTAGGAAGCTCTGGTGGCTTCCCATTCACCTTCCCCGTTCAGTACGGATAATTTTGTCAACACTGCCAAATAAGTATGGGATCCTGCAAAAACTGAGGTGCCTTATTCATGAAGAAGACAACTACATTGAATTGACTGCAAGGGACAGAAAGATGTGTAGCCAAGTACTGAAACATCAGCTGCTGAGAGTTAAAAGGAAAGTAACATCAGGGCAACAAATCTATGTCAATGAAGCATTCTCCAAGTGCACACTGCCTATGTTTGTGAACTTAACCTTCAGAGAGGTCAGGAATTGGAGATCTCACAAAGATGTGGATGAGTCCTCCCTCTGTGTCACTGTCCATGAAAGCATAGAGCAGTTGTTTTGGtcactggaaaacaaatgtgGTTCAAGACTACTGTCAAGAGCACTTGGCTACATCACTATGTCCAAATCTGGCCTGAGTGAAATGGAACTGGAAGATATTTTAGCCCTTGACAACAGTGTTATGTATGAACTGAGTGAGAGTGTCAGAGAAAGCAACCCACTGAGAATTCCATATATATACATTGCAAGGCTTAAGGAGGGCTTACAGGGGTACTTGATAGAGCGACAGGTGAAAAATGTAACGCTGCTTCTTTGGGCAAATAGGCACTTGCACCTAATTGCCCAGAAGTTGTACCTGCACAATGAAGAAGATCTACATGAAATGCACACAGTCATGGCAGAGTATTTCCTTGGTGTTTGGTCAGGTGGACGAAGAAAACCTTTTTACAGCAATGACCAATATCTGAATGGTTGTCCTGACCATGACAGTAGAGGCCTGAACGAGGATGAAAAGCACTGCATGGATCAGACTGCTTTTGACAGGCAGGCACCTGATCAGCCATGGGTCTTTCAGTGTAATCCATTAGAGCCTGATATCTTTTTTATCAatcacagaaaaatgacagagCTTATTCATCACTTGACAAGATGTGGAAAAACAGATGATCTTCTGTACGGAGTCATTATGAACTTCAGCTGGCTGTACACCATGATTAGAATAGGGCAGTTTGATAAAGCGCTTTCTGACATAGAACTGGCTTACACCTACTCAcaagaaaaggagctgaaatttCTGGCCAGTACCCTCCGCAGTATAAAGTTCAAAGTAGTAAAATACCCAGGTTCGCTCTCCGCTGAATTGCAGCAGAGGCTTCTCCCAGTAGTAAGTTCATTGCCCAAACTCAGACATCTCCTCTTAGAATGTGACAAGGACGGACCCAAGTACTGCTCTATCGTCCCTTTGCATTCCTCCATGGATGTGACTTACAGCCCCGAGCGCCTGCCGCTGTCATCCAGCTGCATGCACGTCACTGAGATTTTGCCTACTTTTAATCCCAGCACAATTATTGCTGCTTTAGAAAATGGCTCCATCAGCACTTGGGATGTAGAGACCCGCCAGTTACTAAGGCAGATTACAACAGCTCCATCTGTTATCCTAGGGATGAAGCTTACTAGTGATGAAAAGTATCTTGTAGTAGCTACCACAAAAAACACTCTTTTGATATACGATAACATAAATTCCTGTCTTCTGTCTGAAGTGGAAATTAAGGGGTCAAAGCATTGTGGAATTGGGGGGGGCTCCAGTTTTATAAATGGATTTACATTATCAGTCAACCATGCGCTTGCTTGGCTGGAGGCCAGCAAAGACGTTACTGTAATAGATCTGCTTTACGGTTGGCCTCTCTATCACTTCCACTGCTGGTACGAAGTTACCTGCGTGCAGTGTTCTCCAGACGGAGTTTATGCATTCTGCGGACAGTATTTGAACACCGCGACTATTTTTCACTTGGGCAGCGGAGAGAAGCTGGCCACCGTGACCTCTGAATTTTCTGGTGGATTTGTGAAATTCCTTCTCATTCTGGACACAGCCCAAGAAATGGTGATGGTGGACAACGAGGGTAGCCTCTCTGTTTGGAATACGGAGGAAATCGCGAATCCCCAGCTTACGGATGACTTTGACTGCAGGAGAGAAGACAGTGAAGTTGTCAGCATAGAGCTTTCTGAAGACCAAAGTGCAATTTTAATTTGTAAGGCTCTCAGCATTGAACTTCTTGACACTCGTGTGTGGAAGGTGGCTGAAAAGTTTAGAGCTAAACACAATGAGCGCTTTATATCTGCCGTGTTGTCCAAAAATGGCAACTGTATAATTGCTTCAATGGAAAATACCTCAGCCATTTTTGTTTGGAGAAGAGATACGGGACAGTGTATGGCAAGCTTACAGGAAATCTCAGGAACTATAGTCAGGCTAATTAAATCCAATCATCATAACATGCTGCTATCCTTATCCACCAGTGGTGTCCTTTCTATTTGGGATATAGACATCATAACTGCTATGTCCAATATTGACAAATCCGGCAAGCCTATCCAAAGACTGGTGTTGCCAGCCAGAGGTGAATTAATATACACACTGGATGGATCAGATTCTGTCCATAAGTGGAACTTCAGCACTGGATTTATTGAAGCCGTGTTCAAGCATGAAGGTATTGTTGAAAACTGTGTGCTGACCTCTTCTGGAGAGATAATGGTTACATCAGATGATAAATGCAGCCAGTACGTATGGCACACTGTTAGCGGCGAAAATATTTTTCGCATTAATGGACAAAAAATCTCAGAGCTAATGATTACCCATAATGATCAATTTGTAGTCTCTCTGTGCGAGCAAAACGCATCCAGAGTTTGGCGACTGGCTACAGGACATAGGGTTTGCAATATTTTAGTTGCCTTACAGAATGCATTTATAACAACTGCAAATACATTCGTAGTCGGAATGGCAAAGAATAAAGTGTTGGCAGTGAGTCTCTGGACAGGCAGTATAACCAAGAAGTTTTGCTGTGATGATGGTGCAAGCATTGTGGATATTAAGCTGATACCAGACTGCCCAGATATTATAGTATTTATAACATCTACTGAAACTGTGAATATCTGGAGCCTAACAGAGGAAGTCATCTGCAGACGCGTACAATTGCCTACCAATTTCTTAAAAAATCTGGAAGACTTTGAAATATCCCCAAATGGGAAACTAGGAATTATAACCCGTGGTGATGAGAACATCAATGTGCTTGATTTATACAGTGGAAAACTTCGTGTGGTTCATGCTCCAGGTGTCATCTGGCGGCAGAGGCTGTCTCGGGATGGCCGCTATCTTGTGTACATCTGTTTTCGCAGTGAAGAAGATGATGACAATGGTGCAGTCTCTAGTTTAATAGTAATGAGGCTAGCGGATGGTAAAAACATCGGTGCCTGTTCTCTTTATAAAACTCCCACTTTTCTTGCACTCTCACAGagacatttaaatattattattggATTTGATGACGGAAGTATAGGTACTTACACTGTAGTGGATCGAGTTGACGCTGCACTGAAGATCAAAATTGCTACTTCAAACAGCCGTCAGATTTTCAACAACACAACCCAAGTGATTAGGCCAAAATGTCACAATTATAGTTTCAAAGTGACTGCAGACTGCATTTGGAGGGAATCAACGGAAGTATTTGCAAGGGATAGCCCTATTACAGTTACAGAACCTGAG ATCAGATGA
- the NWD2 gene encoding NACHT and WD repeat domain-containing protein 2 isoform X1 — MWPAGAGGRLPCPRDAALRRAAFSGNLSALPSHLVPSGRSVRVFISANPEDTIAERSALREHVYPKLREFCRENYGLEFQVIDLYWGVEADEWDSPELQKTRMKLLEDCLKSSAGPCFVGLLGEKYGNIRIPGEVESAEFEMILDAAVEAKLETRILEEWYCRDENAVPPAYYLRPKSEMLKNYQNTMESSSNSVNENKWQDISEEIKKIFKTAVKLLYEKGKMKHSQAKRYLSSAIEDELDFALGKQTPAFLKKCVCYIRKIANIERFVKIPEMGKYMDVVHTAGKFLRDPEAHEKLIKLRDEFIPTIVASSNLRVYTSVTHCDMKLGYSQEVENHYIEGLGKQFYEDMIDIIQATVQQNFDTETDLLYDEVLQHSSLCKTYSTFYEYRCEALNIVHKYILPSKIGHINPLIIYGGPCTGKTLLLAEVAKKSYSWLQEEMGPDSDPVVVIRFLGSTETSTDLKNILQSICEQLAVNYRCLVQSYPKKIHDLRDLFINLLNESSFHRPLVIIFDALEQLTDSDDGRKLWWLPIHLPRSVRIILSTLPNKYGILQKLRCLIHEEDNYIELTARDRKMCSQVLKHQLLRVKRKVTSGQQIYVNEAFSKCTLPMFVNLTFREVRNWRSHKDVDESSLCVTVHESIEQLFWSLENKCGSRLLSRALGYITMSKSGLSEMELEDILALDNSVMYELSESVRESNPLRIPYIYIARLKEGLQGYLIERQVKNVTLLLWANRHLHLIAQKLYLHNEEDLHEMHTVMAEYFLGVWSGGRRKPFYSNDQYLNGCPDHDSRGLNEDEKHCMDQTAFDRQAPDQPWVFQCNPLEPDIFFINHRKMTELIHHLTRCGKTDDLLYGVIMNFSWLYTMIRIGQFDKALSDIELAYTYSQEKELKFLASTLRSIKFKVVKYPGSLSAELQQRLLPVVSSLPKLRHLLLECDKDGPKYCSIVPLHSSMDVTYSPERLPLSSSCMHVTEILPTFNPSTIIAALENGSISTWDVETRQLLRQITTAPSVILGMKLTSDEKYLVVATTKNTLLIYDNINSCLLSEVEIKGSKHCGIGGGSSFINGFTLSVNHALAWLEASKDVTVIDLLYGWPLYHFHCWYEVTCVQCSPDGVYAFCGQYLNTATIFHLGSGEKLATVTSEFSGGFVKFLLILDTAQEMVMVDNEGSLSVWNTEEIANPQLTDDFDCRREDSEVVSIELSEDQSAILICKALSIELLDTRVWKVAEKFRAKHNERFISAVLSKNGNCIIASMENTSAIFVWRRDTGQCMASLQEISGTIVRLIKSNHHNMLLSLSTSGVLSIWDIDIITAMSNIDKSGKPIQRLVLPARGELIYTLDGSDSVHKWNFSTGFIEAVFKHEGIVENCVLTSSGEIMVTSDDKCSQYVWHTVSGENIFRINGQKISELMITHNDQFVVSLCEQNASRVWRLATGHRVCNILVALQNAFITTANTFVVGMAKNKVLAVSLWTGSITKKFCCDDGASIVDIKLIPDCPDIIVFITSTETVNIWSLTEEVICRRVQLPTNFLKNLEDFEISPNGKLGIITRGDENINVLDLYSGKLRVVHAPGVIWRQRLSRDGRYLVYICFRSEEDDDNGAVSSLIVMRLADGKNIGACSLYKTPTFLALSQRHLNIIIGFDDGSIGTYTVVDRVDAALKIKIATSNSRQIFNNTTQVIRPKCHNYSFKVTADCIWRESTEVFARDSPITVTEPEVSEATPTKKHNYCYEKVCSAIDCRGHSFAADN; from the exons ATACAATAGCAGAAAGGAGCGCCCTAAGAGAACATGTGTATCCTAAGCTGAGAGAATTCTGCAGGGAAAACTATGGGCTGGAATTTCAG GTCATAGACTTATACTGGGGAGTCGAAGCAGACGAATGGGACAGTCCTGAGCTGCAAAAGACTCGTATGAAGCTGTTAGAAGATTGCTTGAAAAGTTCTGCAGGTCCATGTTTTGTT GGCCTACTGGGAGAGAAGTATGGGAACATCCGAATACCGGGGGAAGTTGAGTCAGCAGAATTTGAAATGATCCTGGATGCTGCTGTAGAGGCCAAGCTAGAGACAAGGATTTTAGAAGAGTGGTATTGCAGGGATGAGAATGCAGTGCCACCAGCATATTACCTCAGACCaaaatctgaaatgctgaagAACTACCAGAATACG atggaatCTTCTTCAAACTCTGTGAATGAGAACAAATGGCAAGATATATCAGAAGAGATTAAGAAGATTTTTAAGACTGCTGTGAAATTGCtgtatgagaaaggaaaaatgaaacacagCCAAGCAAAGAGATATCTTTCCTCTG CTATTGAAGATGAACTTGATTTTGCCTTGGGTAAACAAACACCAGCTTTCCTAAAGAAGTGTGTTTGCTACATTCGGAAAATTGCCAACATTGAGCGTTTCGTTAAAATTCCAGAGATGGGAAAGTACATGGATGTGGTACATACAGCTGGGAAGTTTCTACGAGATCCCGAAGCCCATGAGAAACTGATCAAGCTCAGGGATGAATTCATTCCTACCATCGTCGCATCATCCAATCTGAGAGTGTACACGTCCGTCACTCACTGTGACATGAAACTGGGCTACTCCCAAGAAGTGGAGAACCATTACATCGAAGGACTTGGTAAACAGTTCTATGAAGACATGATTGATATAATCCAAGCAACAGTGCAGCAGAATTTTGACACCGAGACAGACTTGCTGTACGATGAAGTTCTTCAACACTCATCGCTATGTAAAACGTACTCCACTTTTTATGAATATAGATGTGAGGCATTAAACATAGTTCACAAGTACATTCTACCTAGCAAAATAGGACACATTAACCCTCTTATCATATACGGAGGACCATGCACAGGGAAGACTCTTTTATTAGCCGAAGTGGCGAAGAAg TCTTATTCCTGGTTGCAAGAAGAGATGGGACCAGATTCTGACCCTGTGGTAGTTATAAGATTTTTGGGATCCACCGAAACAAGTACAGATCTGAAGAATATACTTCAAAGCATTTGTGAACAATTAGCAGTCAACTATCGTTGCCTCGTACAAAGTTACCCAAAAAAGATTCATGACCTTCGGGACTTGTTCATCAATCTCTTGAATGAGTCTTCATTCCACAGGCCGCTGGTGATAATATTCGATGCCCTAGAACAGCTAACAGATAGTGATGATGGTAGGAAGCTCTGGTGGCTTCCCATTCACCTTCCCCGTTCAGTACGGATAATTTTGTCAACACTGCCAAATAAGTATGGGATCCTGCAAAAACTGAGGTGCCTTATTCATGAAGAAGACAACTACATTGAATTGACTGCAAGGGACAGAAAGATGTGTAGCCAAGTACTGAAACATCAGCTGCTGAGAGTTAAAAGGAAAGTAACATCAGGGCAACAAATCTATGTCAATGAAGCATTCTCCAAGTGCACACTGCCTATGTTTGTGAACTTAACCTTCAGAGAGGTCAGGAATTGGAGATCTCACAAAGATGTGGATGAGTCCTCCCTCTGTGTCACTGTCCATGAAAGCATAGAGCAGTTGTTTTGGtcactggaaaacaaatgtgGTTCAAGACTACTGTCAAGAGCACTTGGCTACATCACTATGTCCAAATCTGGCCTGAGTGAAATGGAACTGGAAGATATTTTAGCCCTTGACAACAGTGTTATGTATGAACTGAGTGAGAGTGTCAGAGAAAGCAACCCACTGAGAATTCCATATATATACATTGCAAGGCTTAAGGAGGGCTTACAGGGGTACTTGATAGAGCGACAGGTGAAAAATGTAACGCTGCTTCTTTGGGCAAATAGGCACTTGCACCTAATTGCCCAGAAGTTGTACCTGCACAATGAAGAAGATCTACATGAAATGCACACAGTCATGGCAGAGTATTTCCTTGGTGTTTGGTCAGGTGGACGAAGAAAACCTTTTTACAGCAATGACCAATATCTGAATGGTTGTCCTGACCATGACAGTAGAGGCCTGAACGAGGATGAAAAGCACTGCATGGATCAGACTGCTTTTGACAGGCAGGCACCTGATCAGCCATGGGTCTTTCAGTGTAATCCATTAGAGCCTGATATCTTTTTTATCAatcacagaaaaatgacagagCTTATTCATCACTTGACAAGATGTGGAAAAACAGATGATCTTCTGTACGGAGTCATTATGAACTTCAGCTGGCTGTACACCATGATTAGAATAGGGCAGTTTGATAAAGCGCTTTCTGACATAGAACTGGCTTACACCTACTCAcaagaaaaggagctgaaatttCTGGCCAGTACCCTCCGCAGTATAAAGTTCAAAGTAGTAAAATACCCAGGTTCGCTCTCCGCTGAATTGCAGCAGAGGCTTCTCCCAGTAGTAAGTTCATTGCCCAAACTCAGACATCTCCTCTTAGAATGTGACAAGGACGGACCCAAGTACTGCTCTATCGTCCCTTTGCATTCCTCCATGGATGTGACTTACAGCCCCGAGCGCCTGCCGCTGTCATCCAGCTGCATGCACGTCACTGAGATTTTGCCTACTTTTAATCCCAGCACAATTATTGCTGCTTTAGAAAATGGCTCCATCAGCACTTGGGATGTAGAGACCCGCCAGTTACTAAGGCAGATTACAACAGCTCCATCTGTTATCCTAGGGATGAAGCTTACTAGTGATGAAAAGTATCTTGTAGTAGCTACCACAAAAAACACTCTTTTGATATACGATAACATAAATTCCTGTCTTCTGTCTGAAGTGGAAATTAAGGGGTCAAAGCATTGTGGAATTGGGGGGGGCTCCAGTTTTATAAATGGATTTACATTATCAGTCAACCATGCGCTTGCTTGGCTGGAGGCCAGCAAAGACGTTACTGTAATAGATCTGCTTTACGGTTGGCCTCTCTATCACTTCCACTGCTGGTACGAAGTTACCTGCGTGCAGTGTTCTCCAGACGGAGTTTATGCATTCTGCGGACAGTATTTGAACACCGCGACTATTTTTCACTTGGGCAGCGGAGAGAAGCTGGCCACCGTGACCTCTGAATTTTCTGGTGGATTTGTGAAATTCCTTCTCATTCTGGACACAGCCCAAGAAATGGTGATGGTGGACAACGAGGGTAGCCTCTCTGTTTGGAATACGGAGGAAATCGCGAATCCCCAGCTTACGGATGACTTTGACTGCAGGAGAGAAGACAGTGAAGTTGTCAGCATAGAGCTTTCTGAAGACCAAAGTGCAATTTTAATTTGTAAGGCTCTCAGCATTGAACTTCTTGACACTCGTGTGTGGAAGGTGGCTGAAAAGTTTAGAGCTAAACACAATGAGCGCTTTATATCTGCCGTGTTGTCCAAAAATGGCAACTGTATAATTGCTTCAATGGAAAATACCTCAGCCATTTTTGTTTGGAGAAGAGATACGGGACAGTGTATGGCAAGCTTACAGGAAATCTCAGGAACTATAGTCAGGCTAATTAAATCCAATCATCATAACATGCTGCTATCCTTATCCACCAGTGGTGTCCTTTCTATTTGGGATATAGACATCATAACTGCTATGTCCAATATTGACAAATCCGGCAAGCCTATCCAAAGACTGGTGTTGCCAGCCAGAGGTGAATTAATATACACACTGGATGGATCAGATTCTGTCCATAAGTGGAACTTCAGCACTGGATTTATTGAAGCCGTGTTCAAGCATGAAGGTATTGTTGAAAACTGTGTGCTGACCTCTTCTGGAGAGATAATGGTTACATCAGATGATAAATGCAGCCAGTACGTATGGCACACTGTTAGCGGCGAAAATATTTTTCGCATTAATGGACAAAAAATCTCAGAGCTAATGATTACCCATAATGATCAATTTGTAGTCTCTCTGTGCGAGCAAAACGCATCCAGAGTTTGGCGACTGGCTACAGGACATAGGGTTTGCAATATTTTAGTTGCCTTACAGAATGCATTTATAACAACTGCAAATACATTCGTAGTCGGAATGGCAAAGAATAAAGTGTTGGCAGTGAGTCTCTGGACAGGCAGTATAACCAAGAAGTTTTGCTGTGATGATGGTGCAAGCATTGTGGATATTAAGCTGATACCAGACTGCCCAGATATTATAGTATTTATAACATCTACTGAAACTGTGAATATCTGGAGCCTAACAGAGGAAGTCATCTGCAGACGCGTACAATTGCCTACCAATTTCTTAAAAAATCTGGAAGACTTTGAAATATCCCCAAATGGGAAACTAGGAATTATAACCCGTGGTGATGAGAACATCAATGTGCTTGATTTATACAGTGGAAAACTTCGTGTGGTTCATGCTCCAGGTGTCATCTGGCGGCAGAGGCTGTCTCGGGATGGCCGCTATCTTGTGTACATCTGTTTTCGCAGTGAAGAAGATGATGACAATGGTGCAGTCTCTAGTTTAATAGTAATGAGGCTAGCGGATGGTAAAAACATCGGTGCCTGTTCTCTTTATAAAACTCCCACTTTTCTTGCACTCTCACAGagacatttaaatattattattggATTTGATGACGGAAGTATAGGTACTTACACTGTAGTGGATCGAGTTGACGCTGCACTGAAGATCAAAATTGCTACTTCAAACAGCCGTCAGATTTTCAACAACACAACCCAAGTGATTAGGCCAAAATGTCACAATTATAGTTTCAAAGTGACTGCAGACTGCATTTGGAGGGAATCAACGGAAGTATTTGCAAGGGATAGCCCTATTACAGTTACAGAACCTGAGGTGAGTGAAGcaacaccaaccaaaaaacacaacTATTGCTATGAGAAAGTGTGCTCAGCCATAGATTGCAGAGGACACAGCTTTGCTGCTGACAACTGA